From Coffea arabica cultivar ET-39 chromosome 9c, Coffea Arabica ET-39 HiFi, whole genome shotgun sequence, one genomic window encodes:
- the LOC140014146 gene encoding uncharacterized protein, giving the protein MDAMWKEIQRRFDQRLETIHEQIDQLSSSRVSSRKSRGKSTLEESSDSNADSDREAYGQGRSKRNTRAIGGAIKGIKMKIPPFQGKSDPDTYLEWESRVELVFDCNDYTDAQKLRLAIVEFTDYTIVWWEQVATSRRRCGEPPITTWTELKRLMKKRFVPSHYHRDLYQKLQTLTQGQRSVEDYYKDMEISMLRADIQEDREATMARFLSGLRVEIADQLELQYYVEIDDMVDKAIKIEQRLKRRGTTRNYNTNPQPFTRPFQPRREERGPNAWNPPKPKQDQGSSSRPPFTKTDSKVVSKPTIETSKPRNRDTKCWRCQGVGHIASQCPNPRAMLVLPNGDIVTDDEEEDYKDMPPLVEEEDEIEEVPTQDKVGLVARRALATQASKDELQRDNIFYTRCHVTNKVCSLVIDPGSCTNVASALMVEKLNLPTSEHPRPYKLQWLNNSGEEYQDVFPEDIPNGLPPLRGIKHQIDFIPGSSLPNKAPLPNFDKAFEVECDASGIGIGAVLLQEGRPVAYFSEKLNGAALNYSTYDKELMALVRALQTWQHYLRPREFVLHTDHESLKHIKSQDKLSKRHARWITFIDSFTFVIKYKTGKTNVVADALSRRYALITILDAKLLGFEFLKDLYATDSDFGEIFVSLPRHSREHYFISQGFLYYKDKLCIPKSSMRTLLVRESHGGGLMGHFGITKTLMILQEHFFWPRMRSDVEQHIERCVTCHQAKSKVHPYGLYTPLPIPYEPWVDLSMDFVLGLPRTRRGHDSIYVVVDRFSKMAHFIPCLKIDDAKHVADLFFRERVNLDGKNKAAYVRELHTKVRANIEKRTLQYIQSANKGRRKMVFEPGDWVWIHMRKERFPVKRRSKLLPMGDGPCQVLERINDNAYKLELPSEYGVHATFNVSDLSPFHAGDEFHLGTNRLQEEATNEEGLKTAQTSSAQVLQIPSGPITRARARRIQESLQALVCTIQERVGDDLRTIEGLHNGETTLYTLLQMEEPSED; this is encoded by the exons atggatgctatgtggaaGGAAATACAGAGGAGATTTGACCAAAGACTGGAAACGATCCATGAGCAGATTGATCAACTAAGttcatctagggtttcttcTAGGAAATCTAGGGGAAAATCCACCCTGGAGGAATCTAGTGACTCAAATGCCGATTCGGACCGTGAGGCATACGGGCAAGGGAGATCGAAGAGAAACACAAGAGCAATTGGTGGTGCAATCAAAGGGATTAAGATGAAGATTCCTCCATTCCAAGGCAAATCCGATCCGGATACATACCTTGAATGGGAGAGTCGGGTAGAGCTAGTATTCGATTGTAATGACTACACCGATGCACAAAAATTGAGACTTGCCATAGTAGAATTCACCGACTATACCATAGTTTGGTGGGAACAAGTGGCTACCAGCAGGAGAAGGTGTGGTGAACCACCTATAACCACTTGGACTGAGCTCAAGAGACTTATGAAGAAGCGATTTGTACCAAGTCACTACCATAGAGACTTGTACCAAAAACTTCAAACCTTGACGCAAGGTCAACGCTCAGttgaggactactacaaggacATGGAAATCTCCATGTTGAGAGCTGATATTCAAGAAGATCGAGAGGCTACAATGGCAAGATTTCTCAGTGGTCTAAGGGTTGAAATAGCCGATCAACTTGAGCTTCAATACTATGTGGAGATAGACGATATGGTGGACAAGGCTATCAAGattgagcaaaggctcaagCGGAGGGGTACCACCAGAAATTATAACACTAATCCACAACCATTTACTCGACCATTCCAGCCCAGGAGGGAGGAGAGAGGTCCGAACGCTTGGAACCCCCCAAAGCCGAAGCAAGATCAAGGGTCAAGCTCACGGCCACCTTTTACCAAAACCGACTCCAAGGTTGTTTCAAAGCCAACAATTGAAACTTCAAAACCTAGGAATCGTGACACCAAATGTTGGAGGTGTCAAGGAGTTGGGCATATTGCAAGCCAATGTCCAAACCCAAGGGCCATGCTTGTCCTACCAAATGGAGACATTGTCACTGATGATGAAGAGGAGGATTACAAAGACATGCCTCCCttggttgaagaggaagatgagatAGAGGAAGTTCCAACTCAAGACAAAGTTGGATTGGTAGCAAGAAGGGCACTAGCTACTCAAGCTAGTAAAGATGAGCTTCAACGTGACAACATCTTTTACACTAGGTGCCATGTGACCAACAAGGTATGCAGCTTGGTGATTGACCCCGGAAGTTGCACTAATGTTGCTAGTgcattgatggtggagaaactaaaCTTGCCAACTAGTGAGCACCCCCGTCCCTACAAGCTTCAGTGGTTAAACAACAGTGGAGAG GAGTATCAAGACGTCTTTCCTGAGGATATACCTAATGGTTTGCCTCCATTAAGGGGAATTaaacatcaaattgatttcattcctggATCTTCCCTTCCAAACAAGGCACC tttacctaattttgacaAAGCTTTCGAAGtagagtgtgatgcttctggtataggtattggagctgttttACTCCAAGAGGGTCGCCCGGTTGCCTACTTTAGCGAGAAGTTGAATGGAGCTGCTCTAAACTACTCAACCTATGATAAGGAACTAATGGCCTTAGTGCGAGCTCTACAAACATGGCAACATTACCTTCGCCCTCGTGAGTTTGTCTTGCACACAGATCATGAGTCGCTCAAGCATATCAAGTCCCAAGACAAGTTGAGTAAGCGACATGCGAGATGGATTACCTTCATTGACAGTTTTACCTTTGTGATCAAATACAAGACAGGTAAGACGAATGTTGTGGCTGATGCACTCTCGCGAAggtatgcacttatcactatattagatgctaagttgcttggtTTTGAATTTCTTAAAGATCTTTATGCCACTGACTCAgattttggtgagatttttGTCTCCTTGCCACGACACTCTCGTGAGCATTATTTCATCTCTCAGGGGTTCTTATACTACAAGGACAAGCTTTGCATTCCCAAGAGCTCCATGCGCACACTGCTCGTAAGAGAATCTCATGGAGGAGGCCTAATGGGACACTTCGGCATTACCAAGACCTTAATGATCCTCCAAGAACATTTCTTCTGGCCACGCATGCGGAGTGACGTGGAACAACACATTGAAAGGTGCGTAACTTGTCACCAAGCGAAATCAAAGGTACACCCTTATGGACTCTATACACCTTTGCCAATTCCATATGAGCCATGGGTTGATCTGTcaatggattttgtgcttggacTACCTAGGACTAGAAGAGGACATGATTCAATCTATGTGGTAGTCGACCGCTTCTCCAAAATGGcccattttattccttgtctTAAAATAGATGATGCCAAGCATGTTGCAGATTTATTCTTTCGAGAG AGAGTTAACTTGGATGGTAAGAACAAAGCTGCCTATGTGCGTGAGTTACACACTAAGGTGCGAGCCAACATCGAGAAGCGTACACTTCAATACATCCAAAGTGCCAACAAGGGGCGCCGCAAGATGGTCTTTGAGCCTGGCGATTGGGTATGGATACACATGCGCAAAGAGAGGTTCCCAGTCAAAAGGCGTAGTAAGCTACTTCCAATGGGAGATGGGCCATGCCAAGTCCTGGAGCGTATaaatgacaatgcctacaagCTTGAACTTCCAAGTGAGTATGGAGTACATGCTACTTTTAATGTATCTGACTTGAGTCCTTTTCATGCAGGCGATGAGTTTCatttggggacaaatcgccttCAAGAGGAGGCGACTAATGAGGAGGGGCTCAAGACTGCTCAAACTTCTAGTGCTCAGGTCTTGCAAATACCCAGTGGTCCAATTACAAGAGCGCGTGCTAGAAGAAttcaagaatcacttcaagctcttgtttgcACGATTCAAGAACGAGTTGGTGATGACTTGAGGACCATTGAAGGATTACATAATGGAGAAACTACTCTATACACTTTGCTTCAAATGGAAGaaccaagtgaagactag